In Desulfarculaceae bacterium, the following are encoded in one genomic region:
- the coaD gene encoding pantetheine-phosphate adenylyltransferase — MKTAIYPGSFDPITNGHISILRRGLEIFDKVIVAVAVNPEKKGLFSIPERLDMINEVIKDIPGASVDTFDGLLVEYVVNQGSNVILRGIRALSDFEYEFQMALMNRKLSRDVQSVFLMTDYKWFYVSSTIVKEAAELGGDINGLAPASVALRLKEKFEANRKAAAEAAKG; from the coding sequence ATGAAGACCGCCATATATCCCGGCTCCTTTGATCCCATCACCAACGGGCACATCTCCATCCTGCGGCGCGGGCTGGAAATCTTCGACAAGGTAATCGTGGCGGTGGCGGTCAACCCCGAGAAGAAGGGGCTGTTCAGCATCCCCGAGCGCCTGGACATGATCAACGAGGTGATCAAGGACATCCCCGGCGCCTCGGTGGACACCTTCGACGGCCTGCTGGTGGAATACGTGGTCAACCAGGGCAGCAACGTGATCCTCAGGGGGATCCGGGCGCTCAGCGACTTTGAGTATGAGTTCCAGATGGCCCTGATGAACCGCAAGCTCTCCCGCGACGTGCAGTCGGTCTTCCTGATGACCGACTACAAGTGGTTCTACGTCAGCTCCACCATCGTCAAGGAAGCCGCCGAGCTGGGCGGGGACATCAACGGACTGGCTCCGGCCAGCGTGGCCCTCCGCCTCAAGGAGAAGTTCGAGGCCAACCGCAAGGCCGCGGCCGAGGCGGCCAAGGGCTAG
- the amrA gene encoding AmmeMemoRadiSam system protein A: MSDRRLTPEEQEALLKLARRTIAGLVGVQGNDALPPDLPGPEIERGAFVTLHEHGRLRGCIGNFVGQGPLSQTIEEMAVAAASQDPRFPPLRREELDQVDLEISVLSPLKPIEDVSEIEVGTHGIYIISPRGRGVLLPQVATEYGWDRDTFLDQTCVKAGLAPGCWKDPSTQILIFSAQIFSEEQG; encoded by the coding sequence ATGAGCGACCGCCGGTTGACCCCCGAGGAACAAGAGGCCCTGCTGAAGCTGGCCCGGCGGACCATCGCCGGGCTGGTGGGGGTCCAAGGGAATGACGCCCTTCCCCCGGACCTGCCCGGCCCGGAGATCGAGCGGGGGGCCTTCGTGACCCTGCACGAGCACGGCCGCCTGCGCGGCTGCATCGGCAACTTCGTGGGACAGGGACCCCTGAGCCAGACCATCGAGGAGATGGCCGTGGCCGCGGCCAGCCAGGACCCCCGCTTCCCGCCCCTACGGCGCGAGGAGTTGGATCAGGTCGATCTGGAAATCAGCGTGCTGAGCCCGCTCAAGCCCATCGAGGACGTGAGCGAGATAGAGGTGGGCACCCACGGCATCTACATCATCAGCCCCCGGGGGCGGGGGGTGCTCCTGCCCCAGGTGGCCACGGAATACGGCTGGGACCGCGACACCTTCCTGGATCAAACCTGCGTGAAGGCGGGCCTAGCCCCGGGATGCTGGAAAGACCCCAGCACCCAGATACTCATTTTCTCGGCCCAGATTTTTTCGGAAGAGCAGGGCTAG
- a CDS encoding NUDIX hydrolase — protein MSQNPRNPYPTVDIIIELSRPGRPVVLVRRANPPHGWALPGGFVDYGESLEQAARREAAEETGLTVELVAMLGAYSDPARDPRQHNLSVVFIARAEGEPKGGDDAAEARAFALDRLPKPLCFDHGLILDHYRRWRAGERPGAPVQEGSE, from the coding sequence ATGAGCCAGAACCCGCGCAATCCGTACCCCACCGTAGACATCATCATCGAGCTGTCCCGGCCCGGACGTCCCGTCGTTTTGGTGCGGCGGGCCAACCCGCCCCACGGCTGGGCCCTGCCCGGCGGCTTCGTGGACTACGGCGAGAGCCTGGAGCAGGCCGCCCGGCGCGAGGCGGCCGAGGAGACCGGCCTGACGGTTGAGTTGGTGGCAATGCTGGGGGCCTACTCCGACCCGGCCCGCGACCCCCGCCAGCACAACCTCTCGGTGGTGTTCATTGCCAGGGCCGAAGGCGAGCCCAAGGGCGGCGACGACGCGGCCGAGGCCAGGGCCTTTGCCCTGGATCGCCTGCCAAAGCCCCTGTGCTTCGACCACGGGCTGATTTTGGATCATTACCGCCGCTGGCGGGCCGGAGAGCGGCCCGGCGCGCCGGTGCAGGAGGGGAGCGAATAA
- a CDS encoding MOSC domain-containing protein gives MQQPEIVSVNISSTKGVVKKPVSEGCLEPDVGLVGDAHSGPWHRQLSLLALESIDFMRAKGAEVNPGDFAENVTTKGIELHTLPVGTRLKLGEVEVEVTQIGKECHAGCEIRKLVGDCIMPRQGIFVRVLNPGTVKAGDPVRRLDG, from the coding sequence ATGCAACAGCCCGAGATCGTTTCGGTCAATATTAGTTCTACCAAAGGCGTGGTCAAAAAGCCCGTATCCGAAGGCTGCCTGGAGCCCGATGTGGGCCTGGTGGGCGACGCCCATTCCGGCCCCTGGCACCGCCAGCTTTCCCTCTTGGCCCTGGAGTCCATCGACTTCATGCGGGCCAAGGGTGCCGAGGTGAACCCCGGCGACTTTGCCGAGAACGTCACCACCAAGGGCATCGAGCTGCACACCCTGCCCGTGGGCACCCGCCTCAAGCTGGGCGAGGTGGAGGTGGAGGTGACCCAGATCGGCAAGGAGTGTCACGCCGGCTGCGAGATACGCAAGCTGGTCGGCGACTGCATCATGCCGCGCCAGGGCATCTTCGTGCGGGTGCTCAACCCCGGCACCGTGAAGGCCGGCGACCCGGTGCGCCGCCTGGACGGATAG
- the tilS gene encoding tRNA lysidine(34) synthetase TilS — MSLSPPPDRVKRANPPLGGPLPGAGPVVAAVSGGADSMALARLLALAAPEHGWRLVLAHVDHGLRPESGDDAAFVAALAGELGADFLLRRVEVEREGRSLEDAARQARREALLAMAAEAGAKAIALGHTLEDQAETVLMRLLGGSGPSGLAAMRPWSPPWWRPLLALERGALRAWLRQGGHPWREDPSNQDLSILRNRVRHQLMPLARELVNPRAPSALARLAALAADEEALWEERCARDAEKLLRRQGHSLLLDAEALAGLPLARQRRLLRFAVQELSGESQGLLALHVEQMLELLAGQAGRKLTLPGGLMAWREPGALRLGLAALPPAEGITLHGPATVDLPHLGARLCLELVHEKPSLAGRGPVACLPAEALAWPLELRPPVPGERFHPLGAPGSKRLSRILMDYKTPAWWRERTLILADAGGSWWAAPWAVAERARLKGTESAYLRVTFVDTPQGWPYTMTFNG, encoded by the coding sequence TTGAGCTTATCCCCGCCCCCAGACCGCGTCAAGCGCGCTAACCCGCCCCTGGGCGGCCCCCTGCCCGGAGCGGGACCGGTGGTGGCGGCGGTCAGCGGCGGGGCGGACTCCATGGCCCTGGCCCGTTTACTGGCCCTGGCCGCCCCGGAGCACGGCTGGCGGCTGGTCCTGGCCCACGTGGACCACGGCCTGCGCCCCGAGTCCGGCGATGACGCCGCCTTCGTGGCCGCCCTGGCCGGTGAGCTGGGCGCGGACTTTTTGCTGCGCCGGGTGGAGGTGGAGCGCGAAGGCCGCTCCCTGGAAGACGCGGCCCGCCAGGCCCGGCGCGAAGCGCTCCTGGCCATGGCCGCCGAGGCCGGGGCCAAGGCCATCGCCCTGGGCCACACCCTGGAGGACCAGGCCGAGACTGTCTTGATGCGCCTGCTGGGCGGCAGCGGCCCCTCCGGGCTGGCGGCCATGCGCCCCTGGAGCCCGCCCTGGTGGCGGCCCCTGCTGGCCCTGGAGCGGGGCGCCCTGCGCGCCTGGCTGCGCCAAGGCGGCCACCCCTGGCGCGAGGACCCCAGCAACCAGGACCTGTCGATCCTGCGCAACCGGGTGCGCCACCAGCTAATGCCCCTGGCCCGGGAGCTGGTTAACCCCCGCGCTCCCTCGGCCCTGGCCCGCCTGGCCGCCCTGGCGGCGGACGAGGAGGCGCTGTGGGAGGAGCGTTGCGCCCGGGATGCCGAAAAGCTCCTGCGCCGCCAAGGCCACAGCCTGCTCTTGGATGCCGAGGCCCTGGCCGGACTGCCCCTGGCCCGGCAACGCCGCCTCCTGCGTTTTGCGGTCCAGGAATTGAGCGGCGAGTCCCAGGGCCTCCTGGCCCTGCACGTGGAGCAAATGCTCGAACTGCTGGCCGGACAGGCGGGGCGCAAGCTGACCCTGCCCGGCGGGCTCATGGCCTGGCGGGAGCCCGGGGCCCTGCGCCTGGGCCTGGCCGCGTTGCCTCCGGCCGAGGGCATCACTTTGCACGGCCCGGCCACGGTGGATCTGCCCCATTTGGGGGCGCGCCTCTGCCTGGAGCTGGTGCACGAGAAGCCCTCCCTGGCCGGGCGGGGGCCGGTGGCCTGCCTGCCCGCCGAGGCCCTGGCCTGGCCCCTGGAGCTTCGGCCCCCGGTCCCGGGCGAGCGCTTCCACCCCCTGGGCGCGCCGGGCTCCAAACGCCTGAGCCGCATTCTCATGGATTACAAGACCCCGGCCTGGTGGCGTGAGCGCACCCTGATCCTGGCCGACGCGGGGGGCTCCTGGTGGGCCGCGCCTTGGGCCGTGGCCGAGCGCGCGCGCCTAAAAGGCACTGAGAGCGCCTATTTACGTGTCACTTTCGTTGACACCCCCCAGGGGTGGCCATATACTATGACTTTTAATGGTTAG
- the ftsH gene encoding ATP-dependent zinc metalloprotease FtsH, translating into MNPLYKNLALWLVISLMMVLLFNFFSRPEQGSEKLPYSDFLTAVEKGQVTSVEMQGNEVRGWSGDGKRFRTYAPEDPKLISDLRSKNVRINVKPADDSPWYMTVLVSWFPMILLIGIWIFFMRQMQMGGGKAMSFGKSRARLQTEPEGRRITFDDVAGVEEAKEELTEIIEFLRDPKKFTRLGGRIPKGVLLVGSPGTGKTLMARAIAGEAGVPFFSISGSDFVEMFVGVGASRVRDLFTQGKKNAPCIIFIDEIDAVGRHRGAGLGGGHDEREQTLNQLLVEMDGFESNEGVILIAATNRPDVLDPALLRPGRFDRQVVVPVPDVRGREAILGVHTRRSPLAPDVDLAILARGTPGFSGADLENMVNEAALIAARDNKNRLEMVDFEKAKDKVMMGSERRSLILSDEEKKTTAYHEAGHAMVAMLTPGTDPVHKVTIIPRGRALGLTQQLPVDERHTYSRDYLVNNLAVLLGGRSAEELVLETFTTGAGNDLERATDLARKMVCEWGMSEAMGPLTFGKGDEQIFLGREISQHRDYSEETARAIDHEVRKLVVQAHDSAKGILGERIDSLHELAGALLVEETLDFEAVEAIITGKPRPRAPKPPEPEQAPPAPEEPPAPPAAPAPPEGGGGEAGD; encoded by the coding sequence TTGAATCCCCTCTACAAAAACTTGGCCCTCTGGCTGGTCATCAGCCTGATGATGGTGCTCTTGTTCAACTTTTTCAGCCGCCCAGAGCAGGGCAGCGAGAAGCTCCCTTATTCCGACTTTTTGACGGCGGTTGAAAAGGGCCAGGTTACCAGCGTGGAGATGCAGGGCAACGAGGTGCGCGGCTGGTCCGGCGACGGCAAACGCTTCCGCACCTACGCCCCGGAAGACCCCAAGCTGATCAGCGATCTGCGCTCCAAAAACGTGCGCATCAATGTAAAGCCCGCCGACGACTCACCTTGGTACATGACCGTCCTGGTCTCCTGGTTCCCCATGATTTTGCTCATCGGCATATGGATATTCTTCATGCGCCAGATGCAGATGGGCGGGGGCAAGGCCATGAGCTTCGGCAAGAGCCGGGCCCGCCTGCAAACCGAGCCCGAGGGGCGGCGCATCACCTTTGACGACGTGGCCGGGGTGGAAGAGGCCAAGGAGGAGCTCACCGAGATCATCGAGTTCCTGCGCGACCCCAAAAAGTTCACCCGCCTGGGCGGACGCATCCCCAAGGGCGTGCTCCTGGTGGGCAGCCCGGGCACCGGCAAGACCCTCATGGCCCGGGCCATCGCCGGCGAGGCCGGGGTTCCCTTCTTCTCCATCAGCGGCTCGGACTTCGTGGAGATGTTCGTGGGCGTGGGCGCCTCGCGGGTGCGCGACCTGTTCACCCAGGGCAAGAAGAACGCGCCCTGCATCATCTTCATCGATGAGATCGACGCGGTGGGACGCCATCGCGGGGCCGGCCTGGGCGGCGGCCACGACGAACGCGAGCAGACCCTGAACCAGCTCCTGGTGGAGATGGACGGCTTCGAGTCCAACGAGGGGGTCATCCTCATCGCGGCCACCAACCGGCCCGACGTCTTGGACCCCGCCCTTCTGCGCCCCGGCCGTTTCGACCGCCAGGTGGTGGTGCCGGTGCCCGACGTGCGGGGCCGCGAGGCCATCCTGGGGGTGCACACCCGGCGCAGCCCCCTGGCCCCGGACGTGGACCTGGCCATCCTGGCCCGGGGCACCCCCGGCTTCTCGGGCGCGGACCTGGAGAACATGGTCAACGAGGCCGCCCTCATCGCGGCCCGCGACAACAAGAACCGCCTGGAAATGGTGGACTTCGAAAAGGCCAAGGACAAGGTGATGATGGGCTCGGAGCGCCGCAGCCTCATCCTGTCCGACGAAGAGAAAAAGACCACCGCCTACCACGAGGCGGGTCACGCCATGGTGGCCATGCTCACCCCGGGCACCGACCCGGTGCACAAGGTGACCATCATCCCCCGCGGCCGCGCCCTGGGCCTTACCCAGCAGCTGCCTGTGGACGAGCGCCACACCTACTCCCGCGACTATTTGGTCAACAACCTGGCGGTGCTCCTGGGCGGCCGCTCGGCCGAGGAGCTGGTCCTGGAGACCTTCACCACCGGCGCAGGCAACGACCTGGAGCGCGCCACCGATCTGGCCCGCAAGATGGTCTGCGAGTGGGGCATGAGCGAGGCCATGGGCCCGCTGACCTTCGGCAAGGGCGACGAGCAGATCTTCCTGGGCCGCGAGATTTCCCAGCACCGCGACTACTCCGAGGAGACCGCCCGGGCCATCGACCACGAGGTGAGGAAGCTGGTGGTGCAGGCCCACGACTCGGCCAAGGGCATTCTGGGCGAGCGCATCGACAGCCTGCACGAACTGGCCGGCGCTTTGTTGGTGGAAGAGACTTTGGACTTCGAGGCGGTGGAGGCCATCATCACCGGCAAGCCGCGCCCCCGGGCCCCCAAGCCGCCCGAGCCCGAGCAAGCCCCCCCGGCCCCGGAGGAGCCTCCCGCGCCCCCCGCCGCCCCCGCGCCCCCGGAAGGGGGTGGCGGCGAGGCCGGTGATTAG
- the folP gene encoding dihydropteroate synthase, producing MGVINVTPDSFSDGGLFHDASRAIEQGLALAEEGADILDVGGESTRPGSDPTSAAEEMERVLPVIEALAHHCPAVISIDTYKAEVAAAALDAGARIINDVTALRGDERMAQLAAERGAGLILMHMQGEPRTMQKEPLYDDVVAEVRDFLSAQAQLAQDAGVAPERIVLDPGIGFGKTLEHNLTLIRNLPALSAAGYPVLLGASRKRFIGTLTGREEPRERLWGSVGVHILGAALGADMVRVHDVAPLKEALQVCDAVMEQEARGVD from the coding sequence ATGGGGGTGATCAACGTCACCCCCGACTCCTTCAGCGACGGCGGCCTGTTCCACGATGCGTCCCGGGCCATCGAGCAGGGCCTGGCCCTGGCCGAGGAGGGGGCCGACATCCTGGACGTGGGCGGCGAGTCCACCCGTCCCGGCTCCGACCCCACCAGCGCGGCCGAGGAGATGGAGCGGGTGCTGCCGGTGATCGAGGCCCTGGCCCACCACTGCCCCGCGGTGATCAGCATCGATACCTACAAGGCCGAGGTGGCCGCCGCCGCCCTGGACGCGGGCGCCCGGATCATCAACGACGTGACCGCCCTCCGGGGCGATGAACGCATGGCCCAGCTGGCCGCCGAGCGTGGGGCGGGCCTGATCCTCATGCACATGCAGGGCGAACCCCGCACCATGCAGAAGGAGCCCCTTTACGACGACGTGGTGGCCGAGGTGCGCGACTTCCTGAGCGCCCAGGCCCAGCTGGCCCAAGACGCCGGAGTGGCCCCGGAGCGCATCGTGCTGGACCCGGGCATCGGCTTCGGCAAGACCCTGGAGCACAACCTGACCCTGATCCGCAACCTGCCGGCCTTGTCGGCGGCGGGCTATCCGGTGCTCCTGGGGGCCAGCCGCAAGCGCTTCATCGGCACCCTCACCGGGCGCGAGGAGCCCCGCGAGCGGCTTTGGGGTTCGGTGGGAGTGCACATCCTGGGCGCGGCCCTGGGGGCGGACATGGTGCGGGTGCACGACGTGGCCCCGCTCAAGGAGGCCCTTCAGGTTTGCGATGCGGTGATGGAACAGGAGGCGCGCGGTGTTGACTGA
- the cdaA gene encoding diadenylate cyclase CdaA: MLTDLLAPFFQIRWLDLVDIGVVAFVVYKVILLVKGTRAMQMLMGLGVVLLTMVLARQLHLVTIHWIIQSFLASLILVIIILFQSDIRKALARMGRGPMLAGGHEQAAATLEEVSRTAVTLASRMTGALIVLERRIGLADYVDTGVRLDAVVSRELMTTVFHVNTPLHDGAVIISGNRIVAARCVLPLSTSSDGSRQVGTRHLAAMGLTEETDAVAVVVSEERGRVSLAVGGQLTQDLDAVALRNKLNELFQIGQKHSRRFWKRERKSA, from the coding sequence GTGTTGACTGACCTGCTGGCCCCCTTCTTCCAGATTCGCTGGCTGGACCTGGTGGACATCGGGGTGGTGGCCTTTGTGGTCTACAAGGTCATCCTCCTGGTCAAGGGCACCCGGGCCATGCAGATGCTCATGGGCCTGGGGGTGGTGCTGCTCACCATGGTCCTGGCCCGCCAGCTGCACCTGGTCACCATCCACTGGATCATCCAGTCCTTCCTGGCCTCCTTGATCCTGGTCATCATCATCCTGTTCCAGAGCGACATCCGCAAAGCCCTGGCCCGCATGGGCCGAGGCCCCATGCTGGCCGGAGGCCACGAGCAGGCCGCCGCCACCCTGGAGGAGGTGTCCCGCACCGCGGTCACCCTGGCCTCGCGCATGACCGGGGCGCTCATCGTGCTGGAGCGGCGCATCGGCCTGGCCGACTACGTGGACACCGGGGTGCGCCTGGACGCCGTGGTCAGCCGCGAGCTGATGACCACCGTCTTCCACGTGAACACCCCCCTGCACGACGGGGCGGTGATCATCAGCGGCAACCGCATCGTGGCCGCGCGCTGCGTGCTGCCCCTGTCCACCAGCTCCGACGGCAGCCGCCAGGTGGGCACCCGCCACCTGGCCGCCATGGGCCTCACCGAAGAGACCGACGCGGTGGCGGTGGTGGTCAGCGAGGAGCGGGGCCGGGTCAGCCTGGCCGTGGGCGGCCAGCTCACCCAGGACCTGGACGCGGTGGCCCTGCGCAACAAGCTCAACGAGCTTTTCCAGATCGGCCAGAAGCATTCGCGCCGGTTCTGGAAGCGGGAGCGCAAGAGTGCTTAG
- a CDS encoding phosphoglucosamine mutase codes for MGGKVERKIFGTDGVRGVANQPPMTVEMAVAIGQGVAHVLGTGDQRRRVILGKDTRLSGYMFENALVAGLCSMGRDVLVVGPLPTPAVAFLSRNMRCAAGIVISASHNPYQDNGIKVFGRDGFKLPDAVEAEMEDFALKMLEAGGNGQGPQPGRVGRARRIDDARGRYIVFLKNSFPVEYTLDGLTVAIDCAHGATYQVAPAVFSELGAEVAVIGAEPDGTNINAGVGALHPEGLAALVKENKANIGLAFDGDGDRLIMVDEKGEVVDGDEVMAICADHLMTAGRLNHATLVATVMSNLGLELCLRERGIRMLRTKVGDRYVVEAMRKGGYNLGGEQSGHILFLDHNTTGDGIASALQVLSVMVQTGKPLSELKSIMTRLPQVLINLPVKRKPPLAEQPALVKAMKAQEERLGEEGRLLLRYSGTEPKLRIMVEATDPALMEQVAEELKQVVIKTLGSES; via the coding sequence ATGGGAGGCAAGGTGGAACGCAAGATATTCGGCACCGACGGGGTGCGCGGGGTGGCCAACCAGCCCCCCATGACCGTGGAGATGGCCGTGGCCATCGGCCAGGGGGTGGCCCACGTGCTGGGCACCGGCGACCAGCGACGCCGGGTGATCCTGGGCAAGGACACCCGTCTGTCGGGCTACATGTTCGAAAACGCCCTGGTGGCCGGCCTGTGCTCCATGGGCCGCGACGTTTTGGTGGTGGGCCCCCTGCCCACCCCGGCCGTGGCCTTCCTCTCGCGCAACATGCGCTGCGCGGCGGGCATCGTCATCAGCGCCAGCCACAACCCCTATCAGGACAACGGAATCAAGGTCTTCGGCCGCGACGGCTTCAAGCTGCCCGACGCGGTGGAGGCCGAGATGGAGGATTTTGCCCTGAAGATGCTGGAGGCCGGGGGCAACGGCCAAGGCCCCCAGCCGGGGCGGGTGGGCCGCGCGCGGCGCATCGATGACGCCCGGGGCCGCTACATCGTGTTCCTCAAGAACTCCTTCCCGGTGGAATACACTCTGGACGGCCTCACCGTGGCCATCGACTGCGCCCACGGCGCCACCTACCAGGTGGCCCCGGCGGTGTTCAGTGAGCTGGGGGCCGAGGTGGCGGTGATTGGCGCCGAGCCCGACGGCACCAACATCAACGCCGGAGTGGGCGCCCTGCACCCTGAGGGCCTGGCCGCCCTGGTCAAGGAAAATAAGGCGAACATCGGCCTGGCCTTTGACGGCGACGGCGACCGCCTGATCATGGTGGACGAAAAGGGCGAGGTGGTGGACGGCGACGAGGTGATGGCCATCTGCGCCGATCATCTGATGACCGCCGGCCGCCTGAACCACGCCACCCTGGTGGCCACGGTGATGTCCAACCTGGGACTGGAGCTGTGCCTGCGGGAGCGGGGCATCCGAATGTTGCGCACCAAGGTGGGCGACCGATACGTGGTGGAAGCCATGCGCAAGGGAGGTTACAATCTGGGCGGCGAGCAGAGCGGCCACATCCTGTTCCTGGACCACAACACCACCGGCGACGGCATAGCCAGCGCCTTGCAGGTGCTCAGCGTGATGGTCCAGACCGGCAAGCCGCTTAGCGAGCTCAAGAGCATTATGACCCGCCTGCCCCAGGTGCTGATCAACCTGCCGGTGAAGCGCAAACCGCCTCTCGCCGAGCAGCCAGCCCTGGTCAAGGCCATGAAGGCCCAGGAAGAGCGCCTGGGCGAAGAGGGCCGCCTGCTCCTGCGCTATTCGGGCACCGAGCCCAAGCTCAGGATCATGGTGGAAGCCACCGACCCGGCCCTCATGGAACAGGTGGCCGAGGAGCTGAAACAAGTGGTGATCAAGACGCTGGGGTCGGAGAGCTAG
- a CDS encoding type III pantothenate kinase produces the protein MLLVIDVGNTNTVMGVFSDERLVADWRIRTERECTRDELGVLFSNLFAASPVAMGSIEGVIISTVVPPLTSTYEGFCRRYFGLSPLLVGPGIKTGMPILYDNPREVGADRIVNAVGAYEQCKQDLVVVDFGTATTFDCISAAGEYLGGAIAPGVMISCEALFQRASKLPRVEIFARPKAVVAKDTIGSMNAGIIYGYAGLVDGLVNAINAERGVKCKVMATGGLAPVIAAHSSTIESVDELLTLKGLRILYLRNQ, from the coding sequence ATGTTGCTGGTCATCGACGTGGGCAACACCAACACGGTGATGGGGGTATTCTCCGACGAGAGGCTGGTGGCCGACTGGCGCATCCGCACCGAGCGGGAATGCACCCGCGACGAGTTGGGCGTGTTGTTCAGCAACCTGTTCGCGGCCAGCCCGGTGGCCATGGGCAGCATCGAGGGGGTGATCATCTCCACGGTGGTGCCTCCGCTGACCAGCACCTACGAGGGCTTCTGCCGCCGCTACTTCGGCCTGAGCCCCCTGCTGGTGGGCCCGGGCATCAAGACCGGGATGCCCATCCTCTACGACAACCCTCGCGAGGTGGGGGCCGACCGCATCGTTAACGCGGTGGGGGCCTACGAGCAATGCAAGCAGGACCTGGTAGTGGTGGACTTCGGCACGGCCACCACCTTCGACTGCATCTCCGCCGCCGGGGAATATCTGGGCGGGGCCATCGCCCCGGGAGTGATGATCTCCTGCGAGGCCCTGTTCCAACGCGCCTCCAAGCTGCCCCGAGTGGAGATCTTCGCGCGGCCCAAGGCGGTGGTGGCCAAGGACACCATCGGCTCCATGAACGCGGGCATCATCTACGGCTACGCCGGGCTGGTGGACGGCCTGGTCAACGCCATCAACGCCGAGCGCGGGGTGAAATGCAAGGTGATGGCCACCGGCGGCCTGGCCCCGGTCATCGCCGCCCACTCGTCCACCATCGAGTCGGTGGACGAGCTGTTGACCCTCAAGGGCCTGCGCATCCTCTACCTGCGCAACCAATGA
- a CDS encoding LD-carboxypeptidase, with protein sequence MIKAAPPRWPRPGAPLAVAAPAGRVEPAELEAGLAVLAGLAPEREIIAGPQVLAVDGYLAGPDADRAAHLGELLADEAFGAVIAARGGFGCSRLLPSLDLAALAAARPCVLGFSDLTSLLNALAAQGLVALHGPVITQLPRLDQASLDDLAALFSGRPAWPAELRGEALRPGKASGPLLGGNLTLLCHLLGTPWFPELSGAVLIIEDIGEAPYRLDRLLTQLELAGALASVAGVAVGRLSNGEADPPEALEAVARRLEPLGVPVVRGLPVGHGAANRLLPLGAMAEIDGAAGTLTVGVGLV encoded by the coding sequence ATGATTAAGGCCGCTCCCCCCCGTTGGCCCCGGCCCGGCGCGCCTTTGGCCGTGGCCGCCCCGGCCGGGCGGGTGGAGCCCGCCGAGTTGGAGGCGGGCCTGGCCGTGTTGGCCGGGCTGGCCCCGGAGCGCGAGATCATCGCCGGGCCCCAGGTATTGGCCGTGGACGGCTATCTGGCCGGGCCAGACGCCGACCGGGCCGCCCATTTGGGCGAGCTCTTGGCCGACGAGGCCTTTGGCGCGGTGATCGCGGCGCGGGGGGGCTTCGGCTGCTCCCGCCTGCTGCCTAGCTTGGACCTGGCCGCCCTGGCCGCGGCCCGGCCCTGTGTGCTGGGCTTTTCGGACCTTACCAGCCTGCTCAACGCCCTGGCCGCCCAAGGCCTGGTGGCCCTGCACGGGCCGGTGATCACCCAGCTACCCCGCCTGGACCAGGCCTCCTTGGACGATCTGGCCGCCCTGTTCAGCGGCCGCCCGGCCTGGCCCGCTGAGCTGCGCGGCGAAGCCCTGCGTCCCGGCAAAGCTTCCGGCCCGTTGCTGGGCGGCAACCTCACCCTGCTCTGCCATCTGCTGGGCACGCCCTGGTTCCCGGAGCTGAGCGGCGCGGTGCTCATCATCGAAGACATTGGCGAGGCCCCCTACCGCCTGGACCGCCTGCTCACTCAGCTGGAGCTGGCCGGGGCCCTGGCCTCGGTGGCCGGGGTGGCCGTGGGCCGCCTGAGCAACGGGGAGGCCGACCCGCCCGAGGCCCTGGAGGCGGTGGCCCGCCGCCTGGAGCCCCTGGGAGTGCCGGTGGTCAGGGGCCTGCCCGTGGGCCACGGCGCGGCCAACCGTCTGCTGCCCCTGGGCGCCATGGCCGAGATCGACGGCGCGGCCGGGACCCTCACCGTGGGGGTGGGCCTTGTCTGA